In one Plasmodium reichenowi strain SY57 chromosome 7, whole genome shotgun sequence genomic region, the following are encoded:
- a CDS encoding putative membrane protein (conserved Plasmodium membrane protein, unknown function) gives MTKNDYRSIPKFMKMIHKVKTNYMSIHIIHFIMNIIVLNYMVIYIFFLNKYNNDSKRNILDEDENYYFHVEGNKIEERLRYTLIIIYIFFCLTLHLFICITQYYNNNNNKGLCKNLSNKDNVYHVYCENKINKENTNKENCKFYEDKNTLGNKRKNGYMNKNYKQLKDKKRNEDIYISLNYIFLYILLALIGLSNYAIKEFLFYFYCILIICEINTPIIIFMNLIKIINKYYKKKYLFKDYNSINNIKKNDLYIFFCYFVLLRYLKKFHIYEKFKISQSESEKKKKKKKNVISTCYEKENKIGGLFCLFNYIKNKNITYYYTYVYKNTINLFLKKKQINKFCEIIYSFFIKKSGIIYNRIRTLLTHVLIILRHKTIDEKSTNHYNKKIYITHDVSEIENTNKTITNNVGKGIKKKEQENDKYYYNCLTKKNICNEIHTYSNIFQLEGKKNKDSHKENYNNEIITQKEYDKIRKNFYKYKNYYEYFKKYKDDDTCDNLSLYENEILDKNNSYFLSKKKKKEFQVIEQGENKLFFNNKMTNGELNNIYEMEEEIKNSNIYIHSNNININKISTDTSLYCPSSSTEQINKSQYYKTNDDKNDKSFLSYEKEGPIQCRKKINVIKKKKIKIYYKHYHDVEDINKKVIIMNNNNNNNNNNNNNNNNNNNNNNNNNNNNNNNNNNNNNNNNNNNNNNNNNNNNKNNNNNNKNNNNNNNNNNNNNYNNNNFICLENNVKMFLSNFKRKMEIYKFLQMVYKVLLLLNIYLIFSIKGIIIYMNIYYFIFQNTHSLFSFHKCFLILLQCCYFCFFRLYVYKYRKLKK, from the coding sequence atgactAAGAATGATTATAGAAGTATACCTAAATTTATGAAAATGATACATAAGGTAAAAACCAATTATATGTCtatacatattattcattttattatgaatataattgTATTGAATTATAtggttatatatatattttttttaaataaatacaataatgatagtaaaagaaatattttagatgaggatgaaaattattattttcacGTTGAAGGTAATAAGATAGAGGAAAGGTTAAGATATACattgattattatatatatatttttttgtttaactttacatttattcatttgtattacacaatattacaataataataataataagggACTATGTAAAAATTTGAGTAATAAGGATAATGTTTATCATGTATATTgtgaaaataaaataaataaggaaaacacaaataaagaaaattgTAAATTTTATGAGGATAAGAATACTTTaggaaataaaagaaaaaatggatatatgaataaaaattataaacaattaaaagataaaaaaagaaatgaggatatatatatatccttaaattatatttttttatatatattgttagCTTTGATAGGACTAAGCAATTATGCCATAAAGgaatttttgttttatttttattgtatattaataatatgtgAAATAAATACTCctataattatatttatgaatttaataaagataataaataaatattataagaaaaagtACTTGTTTAAAGATTATAAtagtattaataatattaagaaaaatgatttatatatttttttttgttattttgttctgttaagatatttaaaaaagtttcatatttatgaaaaatttaaaatatcaCAAAGTGAaagtgaaaaaaaaaaaaaaaaaaaaaaaaatgtaatatcAACATGTTATGAAAAGGAAAACAAAATAGGAGGTctattttgtttatttaattatataaaaaataagaatataacTTACTActatacatatgtatataaaaacactattaatttatttttaaaaaaaaagcaaataaataaattttgtgaaataatatattcattttttattaaaaaaagtgGCATCATATATAATCGAATAAGAACATTACTCACACATGTATTAATCATATTAAGACATAAGACAATTGACGAAAAAAGTACaaatcattataataaaaaaatatatataacacaTGACGTTTCTGAAATAGAAAATACAAACAAAACCATAACAAATAATGTGGGTAAaggaattaaaaaaaaagaacaagaaaatgataaatattattataattgtttgacaaaaaaaaatatatgtaatgaaatacatacatattcaaatatatttcaactagagggaaaaaaaaataaagattctcataaagaaaattataacaatGAAATAATAACCCAAAAAGAGTATGAcaaaataagaaaaaatttttataaatataaaaattattatgaatattttaaaaaatacaaagATGACGATACTTGTGATAACTTAtcattatatgaaaatgaaattCTAGACAAGAataattcttattttttatccaagaaaaaaaaaaaagaatttcAAGTCATCGAACAAGGAGaaaacaaattattttttaataataagatGACAAATGGAGAACttaataacatatatgaaatggaagaagaaataaagaatagtaatatatatatacattcaaacaatatcaatataaataaaatatctaCCGATACTTCTCTATATTGTCCTTCCTCTTCAACagaacaaataaataaatcacaatattataaaacaaatgatgataaaaatgataaatcatttttatcttaCGAAAAAGAAGGACCAATACAATGcaggaaaaaaattaatgtaattaaaaaaaaaaaaataaagatatattataaacacTACCATGACGTTGAAGATATAAACAAAAaggtaataataatgaataataataataataataataataataataataataataataataataataataataacaataataacaataataacaataataacaataataataacaataataacaataataacaataataacaataataacaataataacaataataacaataaaaataacaataataacaataaaaataacaataataacaataataacaataataacaataattacaataataacaatttcATATGCTTAGAAAATAATGTGAAAATGTTTTTATCCAATTTTAAAAGGAAGATGGAAATTTACAAATTTTTACAAATGGTATATAAGGTTCTTCTCttattaaacatatatttaatattttctattaaaggaataataatttatatgaatatatattattttatattccaAAACACACAttctcttttttcttttcataaatgttttttaattttattgcagtgttgttatttttgttttttccgtctatatgtatataaatatagaaagttaaaaaaatga
- a CDS encoding 40S ribosomal protein S5, putative, whose protein sequence is METTTADIKLFKKWSYEEINIADLSLVDCIAVSQKACVYTPHTAGRYQKKRFRKALCPIVERLVNSMMMHGRNNGKKLKAIRIVAYAFEIIHLMTGENPLQVFVNAVQKGGPREDSTRIGSAGVVRRQAVDVSPLRRVNQAIYLICTGARNAAFRNIKSISECLAEEIINCANESSSSYAIKKKDEIERVAKANR, encoded by the exons ATGGAAACAACAACTGCTGATATAAAgctttttaaaaaatggtCATATGAAGAGATCAATATTGCTGACTTATCTTTG gtGGATTGTATAGCTGTATCACAAAAGGCATGTGTTTATACGCCACATACCGCAGGACGTTATCAAAAGAAAAGGTTTAGAAAGGCCTTATGTCCAATCGTAGAAAGATTAGTTAATTCTATGATGATGCATGGAAGGAATaatggaaaaaaattaaaagcAATAAGAATCGTAGCTTATGCTTTTgaaattattcatttaatgACAGGAGAAAACCCTCTACAAGTTTTTGTAAACGCAGTACAAAAAGGTGGACCAAGAGAAGATTCAACAAGAATTGGATCAGCTGGTGTTGTTAGAAGACAAGCAGTTGATGTTTCTCCATTAAGAAGAGTAAATCAAGCTATCTATTTAATTTGTACTGGTGCCAGAAATGCAGCTTTTAGAAACATTAAATCTATATCTGAATGTTTAGCAGAAGAAATCATTAATTGTGCTAATGAATCATCTAGTTCTTATGctattaaaaagaaagatGAAATTGAAAGAGTAGCAAAAGCTAACAGATAA
- a CDS encoding secreted ookinete protein, putative, translating into MNKLLLFCLFLYSVVAVRPYKERYGNVSKHLDNEFKKRNPDGDKPFNLKENINYVRKNNYELYVDANGELKQQNYNVNEPRQVLKKNMDKFRYLINDLEVLFGVYELNARDKEKVLRETLKKESLCFTIAGLVSNSLNQINVEDSPIYGLLIQGERDRNYEVNNTLDIYVILSNISVPLGSFFFPEMKRAPYQLPYLVGHYDSRSGIKNKSISYLCPLPEFLIDVMRTTKYGLKFNFNGTDLDVKELFPVTLTNTLETASLLPVQKEDSYKNERNVLLGILQNISKDIPYRKVVDRGVQGNGIINPEERILASKSFSSSRENIKNFVSNSGKSSLDTSSMALYFLALSQNLFERTRNAVPSSNRLTNITVTNVQTNNAGYLTHYTLKLGLENSRSLTVEGLVNGKNIFVPKGIQNIETVVSYDVPYTWGIMVSPQEGFSYVFGNLVFDIAKSLSYNVNNLSSFLRSP; encoded by the coding sequence ATGAATAAGTTATTGCTATTTTGTCTTTTCCTATACAGCGTCGTAGCTGTAAGACCCTACAAGGAACGCTATGGTAATGTTTCTAAGCATTTAGATAACGAGTTTAAGAAGAGGAACCCTGATGGAGATAAACCATTcaatttaaaagaaaatattaattatgtaagaaaaaataattatgagTTGTACGTTGATGCCAATGGAGAATTAAAACAACAGAATTATAATGTGAATGAACCAAGACaagttttaaaaaaaaatatggataaATTTCGATATTTAATAAACGATTTAGAAGTATTATTTGGTGTATATGAATTAAATGCTAGAGATAAAGAAAAGGTATTAAGAGAGACGTTAAAAAAAGAATCTTTATGCTTTACTATTGCTGGGTTAGTATCAAATAGTCTTAACCAAATAAATGTTGAGGATTCTCCAATATATGGATTATTAATACAAGGAGAAAGAGATAGAAATTATGAAGTAAATAATACACttgatatatatgtgatatTATCAAATATAAGTGTTCCTTTAGGTAGCTTTTTTTTCCCAGAAATGAAAAGAGCTCCATATCAACTACCATATTTAGTTGGTCATTATGATAGTAGAAGTggaattaaaaataaaagtatatCTTATTTATGTCCATTACCTGAATTTTTAATAGATGTAATGAGAACAACTAAATATGgattaaaatttaattttaatggTACTGATCTGGATGTAAAGGAACTTTTCCCTGTGACTTTAACAAATACACTAGAAACAGCTAGTCTCTTACCTGTTCAAAAAGAAGATTCTTATAAGAATGAGCGTAACGTATTATTAGgtatattacaaaatatatcaaaagATATACCATATAGAAAGGTTGTAGATAGAGGAGTACAAGGCAATGGCATTATTAACCCTGAAGAAAGAATATTAGCAAGTAAATCCTTTTCTAGTTCTCgtgaaaatattaaaaatttcGTATCGAATTCTGGTAAAAGTTCATTAGATACAAGTTCTATGGCTTTATACTTTTTAGCATTAAGTCAAAATTTATTTGAACGAACTAGAAATGCAGTACCATCTAGTAATAGATTAACTAATATAACTGTCACAAATGTTCAAACAAATAATGCTGGATATTTAACACATTATACTCTAAAATTAGGTTTAGAAAATTCAAGATCATTAACAGTAGAAGGTTTAGTTAACgggaaaaatatatttgtacCTAAAGGTATACAAAATATTGAAACGGTAGTATCATATGATGTACCATATACATGGGGTATTATGGTAAGTCCTCAAGAAGGATTTTCATATGTCTTTGGAAACTTGGTTTTTGACATTGCAAAATCTTTATCTTATAATGTAAACAActtatcttcatttttaagGAGTCCATAg
- a CDS encoding hypothetical protein (conserved Plasmodium protein, unknown function) → MQKNMQDNSNKNEFSDMKDNKNEGKVNENSGENMYIFDEPDDELEEFEEMGSVALNVDTDLENWEEDWGAAGWDDDDDDDDKFILKVESELQKFKANMEAEKDLNK, encoded by the exons ATGCAAAAAAATATGCAGGATAAcagtaataaaaatgaatttagTGATATGAAAGATAATAAGAATGAAGGGAAAGTAAATGAAAACAGTGGAGaaaatatgtacatttttGATGAGCCTGATGATGAATTGGAAGAATTTGAAGAAATGG gAAGTGTAGCTTTAAATGTAGACACAGACTTGGAAAATTGGGAAGAAGATTGGGGAGCAGCAG gATGGGACGATGATGATGACGATGACgataaatttattttaaaagttGAATCGGAATTACAAAAATTTAAAGCTAATATGGAAGCAGAAAAggatttaaataaataa
- a CDS encoding hypothetical protein (conserved Plasmodium protein, unknown function) encodes MDENISNGTFIYLIIWFVSCIVFCIFFARDGKISRWNMIKLIITLVSLAVFCLWIFWLCVYISQLNPIVFPQRRTVKD; translated from the exons ATGGATGAGAATATATCTAATGGaacttttatatatttaattatttgGTTTGTGTCTTGTATCGTGTTTTGCATTTTTTTTGCAAGGGATGGAAAAATATCAAGATGGAATATGATTAa gTTAATAATTACGCTAGTTTCTTTGGCTGTTTTTTGTTTATGGATATT TTGGCtatgtgtgtatatttCGCAATTAAATCCCATTGTTTTCCCACAGAGGAGGACCGTAAAGgattaa
- a CDS encoding hypothetical protein (conserved Plasmodium protein, unknown function) has protein sequence MKERYDDGDKEIIKESRLKINKKHHHREHKHEKKKEKERKKYSNKYDKYDKYDKYDKYDKYDKYDKYDKYDKYNKYDKNDNCKKFYKYDKYNYLDDSSKKKVLHNDEKKNGHGRKRDKEKKYRDNSSSIEKNDNIKTKPEFSYNAFDYFNKHISENKISSNYINEEKLKYEKQVFQKAYGLSLDDDICYDNFLFEKGEENNKNVKKNTTKCNEQNNNKYYECYSCKTQNLFANVQCYKCKKLRKL, from the coding sequence atgaaagaaaGATATGACGATGGAGATAAggaaattataaaagaaagtagattaaaaataaataaaaaacatcACCATCGTGAGCATAAgcatgaaaaaaaaaaggaaaaggaaagaaaaaagtacagtaataaatatgataagTATGATAAGtatgataaatatgataaatatgataagTATGATAAGTATGATAAGTATGATAAgtatgataaatataataagtatgataaaaatgataacTGTAAAAAATTCTATAAATATGACAAGTATAATTATCTTGATGATTCTTCCAAAAAAAAGGTCTTGCACAAcgatgaaaaaaaaaatgggcatggaagaaaaagagataaggaaaaaaaatatcgAGATAATTCAAGTTCcatagaaaaaaatgataatataaaaacgAAACCAGAATTTTCGTATAATGCATTTGATTACTTTAATAAACACATTTcggaaaataaaatatcatcaaattatattaatgaagagaaattaaaatatgaaaaacaAGTATTTCAAAAAGCATATGGCTTGTCTTTAGACGATGATATATGTTATGATAATTTTCTATTTGAAAAAGgtgaagaaaataataaaaacgtaaaaaaaaatacaacGAAATGTAAcgaacaaaataataataaatattatgaatgTTATAGCTGTAAAACACAAAATTTATTTGCAAATGTCCAGTGTTAcaaatgtaaaaaattgAGAAAACTGTAG
- a CDS encoding PelOta protein-like protein has translation MKLLYRKRDNDKMIIGLITEEDDDLWGVYNLLSLNDEIESYTSRKVQKDIGNNSYVTEIRKLMLTLCITKIDFDCANNSLRVSGKNVKANEYVKIGQYHTFDIGLNDKIKIMKKNWDHIYREKLEECTNIKNNCEIAILLIDCGHANMYLLTQQLYKTVFSINKIIHKKKEKNNSSSYKKSLENFFNIVLKNLYSSINFEKIKCIVLGGPGFFKNDFFTYLYEKSDMKNDKNILTIKNKFLIVKTSNIFKNSLNEILNDDNMKKQILNLKVVSHVDILNKFYKIFEKNEDKICYGPDEVKYASKINAIDSLLITDKTFRSCDVKTRKEYVQVVQHVKNTGGQVYIFSDNHTSGEQLNSLTGIAAILKFPIFYDINQAHEKGQSTKEDYIKREDTQNGEHMRNI, from the coding sequence ATGAAGTTGTTATACAGAAAGCGTGATAACGATAAGATGATTATCGGTTTAATTACAGAAGAGGATGATGATTTGTGGGGAGTGTATAATTTGCTAAGTttaaatgatgaaataGAATCTTATACTTCAAGAAAGGTTCAAAAAGATATTGGTAATAATTCATATGTAACTGAAATAAGAAAGTTGATGTTAACATTGTGTATTACTAAAATTGATTTTGATTGTGCGAATAATAGTTTAAGAGTATCAGGGAAAAATGTCAAAGCAAATGAATATGTTAAGATAGGTCAGTATCATACATTTGATATAGGTCTTAATGATaagataaaaattatgaaaaagaaCTGGGATCACATATATAGAGAAAAATTAGAAGAATGTActaatataaagaataattGTGAAATTgctattttattaattgaTTGTGGTCATGCTAATATGTATTTACTTACACaacaattatataaaacagTTTTTAGTATTAATAAGATAATAcataagaaaaaagaaaaaaataattcatcgtcatataaaaaatcattagagaatttttttaatattgtattaaaaaatttatattcaaGTATTAATTTtgagaaaataaaatgtattgTTTTAGGAGGTCCTggtttttttaaaaatgatttttttaCTTATCTTTATGAAAAATCAGATATGAAGAATGATAAGAATATTCTcacaataaaaaataaatttttaattgtaaaaacgtctaatatttttaaaaattctttaaatgaaatattaaatgatgataatatgaaaaaacaaattttAAACTTGAAAGTTGTATCACATGTggatattttaaataaattttataaaatttttgaaaaaaatgaagacAAAATTTGTTATGGTCCTGATGAAGTCAAATATGCATCGAAAATAAATGCTATAGattctttattaataaCGGATAAAACTTTTAGAAGTTGTGATGTTAAAACTAGAAAGGAATATGTTCAGGTAGTACAACATGTAAAAAATACAGGAGGGCaagtttatattttttcagATAACCATACATCAGGTGAACAATTAAATTCCTTAACAGGTATTGCAGCTATATTGAAGTTTCctattttttatgatattaATCAGGCACATGAAAAGGGACAATCTACAAAAGAagattatattaaaaggGAAGATACACAAAATGGTGAGCATATGagaaatatatga
- a CDS encoding rhoptry-associated leucine zipper-like protein 1, putative: MNFFFFFIIVYCFTSSFYLIKSSSNDKNKINKNNMPLQRGASNLKDINIHNVEKKANIESVNNNKNNTTCSKNLNANKVPNVAQIGVNKKGEIKNEEIENEENEKEEIENEENENEENEKEEIENEENEKEDIENEEYEKEEDEKEEDEKEEDEKEENQQNEDNKNNKNKKNLEQYDQQMNVNVELSAEKKNKELPEEKKEFQKNSEKNINKEVIKDRNKDNTFNFPKNINTSFNKNKNMYNNNNNNNNNNNNNKTFIEKKEEDIDMKKPHCSNNNKICKYNNMNNHMSTNKNNNQIFQESKQNVNKPIYNLKRLGNNTFKNDEIYNENDYKNNHDDDKKKYKDDSNEENIYEERNQKILLIHLLKNIKELLNRQRQNFNNFLSFLSENYQSYEKFYKSQKYQNGKNYIDKLDQQGKLKNVSVVTHSFLDMSKAPNDKKDKNGVFVKLMNDQNDDGDGTKDGDDTKDGDGTKDGDDTKDGDGTKDGDGTKDGDDTKDGDDNKNGDDNKNGDDNKNGDDNKNGDDDNGKKSHDISDIKKIIETILQSDDLTDEQKKYLEIIKKILDLEEDVLNKEKEQLQLNKNIIEVLMGKSDELRNIAVNLKNGNGDNESSQRVDLAQNIVSNLLNFSVQLKNTGNIVYNNIQGQGELLQSIEKNIDKAENDLKKSASVNTTFTPKNVPNVEQQNDQETQTDDDINDSDIDQNNTNDKKNCYMYKKKNCHMYKKNNCKKYFLNSHYNNYLCKKQKKYNKNDMGNKQKDNKKFKLNESMKNHFYNIFVKETVMLKKLYKVLFELF, from the coding sequence atgaattttttttttttttttattatagtTTACTGTTTCACTAGTTCATTTTACTTGATAAAATCATCTTCCAAtgacaaaaataaaataaataaaaacaatatgCCACTTCAGCGTGGCGCATCAAActtaaaagatataaatatacataatgTTGAAAAAAAGGCGAATATAGAAAgtgtaaataataataaaaataatacaacaTGTTctaaaaatttaaatgcGAACAAAGTTCCTAATGTGGCACAAATAGGggtaaataaaaaaggggaaataaaaaatgaggAAATTGAAAATGAAGAGAATGAAAAGGAAGAAATTGAAAATGAAGAGAATGAAAATGAAGAGAATGAAAAGGAAGAAATTGAAAATGAAGAGAATGAAAAGGAAGACATTGAAAATGAAGAGTATGAAAAGGAAGAAGATGAAAAGGAAGAAGATGAAAAGGAAGAAGATGAAAAGGAAGAGAATCaacaaaatgaagataataaaaataataaaaataaaaaaaatttggAACAATATGATCAACAAATGAATGTGAACGTTGAATTAAGTgcagaaaaaaaaaataaagaattaccagaagaaaaaaaagaattccaaaaaaatagtgaaaaaaatataaacaaagaagtaataaaagataggaataaagataatacttttaattttcctaaaaatataaacacTTCATtcaacaaaaataaaaacatgtacaacaacaacaacaacaacaataataataataataataataaaacatttattGAGAAGAAAGAAGAAGATATAGACATGAAGAAACCACACTGTTCAAATAACAacaaaatatgtaaatacaacaatatgaataatcatatgtcaacaaataaaaataacaatcAAATATTTCAAGAAAGCAAacaaaatgtaaataagcctatatataatttaaaacGTTTGGGAAATAatacttttaaaaatgacgaaatatataatgaaaatgattataaaaataatcatgatgatgataaaaaaaaatataaagatgattctaatgaagaaaatatatatgaagaaaGAAACCAAAAAATATTGCTTATACAtttgttaaaaaatattaaagaattattaaacAGACAAAGACAAAActttaataatttcttatCGTTCTTAAGTGAAAATTATCAAAGttatgaaaaattttacaaatcacaaaaatatcaaaatggtaaaaattatatagaCAAGTTGGATCAGCAAGGGAAACTTAAAAATGTCTCTGTAGTAACTCATTCTTTTCTAGACATGAGTAAAGCACCGAATGATAAGAAGGATAAAAATGGGGTTTTTGTAAAATTGATGAATGATCAGAATGATGATGGAGATGGTACAAAAGATGGAGATGATACAAAAGATGGAGATGGTACAAAAGATGGAGATGATACAAAAGATGGAGATGGTACAAAAGATGGAGATGGTACAAAAGATGGAGATGATACAAAAGATGGAGATGACAACAAAAATGGAGATGACAACAAAAATGGAGATGACAACAAAAATGGAGATGACAACAAAAATGGAGATGATGACAATGGAAAAAAATCACACGATATATCAGACATTAAAAAGATTATAGAGACCATACTCCAATCTGATGATTTAACTgatgaacaaaaaaaatacttagagatcattaaaaaaattttagaTTTAGAAGAAGATgtattaaataaagaaaaggaaCAATTACAATTAAACAAAAACATTATTGAAGTATTGATGGGTAAATCAGATGAATTAAGAAATATAGCTGtcaatttaaaaaatggaaaTGGTGATAATGAAAGTTCTCAACGTGTAGATTTAGCCCAAAATATTGTAtcaaatttattaaatttttcagttcaattaaaaaatacTGGTAATATagtttataataatatacaagGACAAGGAGAATTACTACAATctattgaaaaaaatatcgACAAAGCTGAAAATGATCTTAAAAAAAGTGCATCTGTTAATACTACTTTTACACCTAAAAATGTACCAAATGTAGAACAACAAAATGATCAAGAAACACAAACCGATGATGACATAAACGATTCTGATATAGATCAAAATAATACCAATGATAAAAAGAATtgttatatgtataaaaaaaagaattgtcatatgtataaaaaaaataattgtaAGAAATATTTCCTAAATTcacattataataattatctatgtaaaaaacaaaaaaaatataataaaaatgatatgggaaacaaacaaaaagaTAACAAAAAGTTTAAATTAAACGAATCCATGAAAAATCATTTCTATAACATTTTTGTTAAAGAAACGGTTATgttgaaaaaattatacaaagTCTTATTTGAgcttttttaa